The DNA segment CATCATGGATGAAAAGCTAGAGGTCATCGCTAAAGAGCGGTCGTTTGATTCTTCTGGCATCAATAATGCCAATGCACTATGGTTGTTTTGGCAATATTCATAAAGCTTGCCATTCGGATTACACGTCAGTACTAAGTGGTAACACTGTGATAGGCATTCAGTCGCAACATCTAACGCCGCCACACTTTCTGGGCTGTTACCTGAACGTGCAAAAGAGATTAATAACGTAGGAATGTCTTCCGCTAAATATTCTTGTGGATCAGCCACCAAATCAGTTGTTGCAATCGCATCTACTCGACGTTTTGTATGCCCACTTAAAATAGGGGCCAATGCTTTTCCAGCAAATGCAGAGGTGCCCGCGCCAGTTAAAATAATTCGCGCATGAGGTACTGCGAGTGCTTTATTTAAAAAAGCGCTAATATCAGCACGTTTCTCTTTCACTGACTGCCATGTTTTTTTCCAACATTCTGGTTGTTGCTCAATTTCTTTCGCAGTCCAAAATGCATTCAGTTGCTCTAATTGAGCGGTCTGATAACTTAAATATTCCATGTTTTCCCTCAATTAATAGACATAGCAAGCATCGGCATAAACCGATAACACATCACGAATTTTCGCAATAACAAAAGATTCAGGTGATCCGTCAATCATGCCTTCTCTAAATTGGGTAAATTGATAAGGCAGATATTGGCTTAATAAAGGTAATGGAATAGGTTTAACGGATAAGTTATCCATTAGTGTGTCGATGGCGGCATTAATTTCAGCATTAGGCCAATAATAACGAATGCGATCACTAAAACTATAGACTCGAGCAAAGGCCTGTTGGCGTTCATCACCGTGATAGTATTTTTGCCAAAATCCTGGCTCTCGGCACATCAATTGTTCCATTTTTTCACGCAATTTAGAGCACTGCTCTTGAGGGAATAATGTTTCTTCAATCGAGCAGAGAGCGTATAAACCTTCACGCATAGCAAAAGTTAAGGCAGGTCCGACTTTTAAAATGGCAAAATGGTCATGAACTAATTGTTTATAAGCCTCTTTGGTTTGGTAGTCCGTAGAGTGCGCTTCAAAAACAACATGAGAATAATCGTTCACCACTTGGCTTAATGCCTGTGCTTTTTCAGGTTGGTAATCAATGATACCTGTGTGATCAAACTCAACACCGGGTTGAACCACTAAACCAATCACGCGCTCCCAACAGTCAGAAACACCCGCCTTTTGAAAAGCTTGGCGGTGGCACTCTAATGTTTTACGCGCTGCGTCTGGTGAAGTGACTTCAACAGTATCAAGTTCTTCGGCAGCACCGCCCGGAACGGGCACTTCTGTACCAACAACATAAACAATATCGCTAGAACCAAATGTTTCTTTTGCTGTGTTTTCGGCAATCACCGCAAGACGTGCTGCGCGAGAGGCCACAATTTCATCCGTTAAAGGAATAGGATCATCAGCACAAGACATACTGCAATCAAGATGGATTTTCTTAAAGCCTGCGGCAACATAATGTGCAATCAACACATCTGCATTTGCCATCGCTTCTTCAGCGTTAAGATGCTGCCAACGATTAGGCCCTAAATGGTCGCCACCAAGAATAAGTTTCTCGATTGGAAAACCTACATTTTCAGCCTGTTCAATAACATATTGGTAGAAGTCAGCGGGGGTCATTCCCGTATAACCACCAAACTGATCAACCTGATTAGAGGTGGCTTCAATTAGCAGAAAGGAATCATTATCCAGCGCTTGTAATAGAGCTGCTTCTATTACTAAAGGATGGGCAGAACAAACAGAATAAATACCATTCTGTTTGCCTGATTTGTGTTGCTGAACAATCTTTTCTAAAGGATGCATTAAATACTAACTCCATAATCAACACCGGCGGTGTTGCTAATGGAGTTAGCAAATTACGATGCCTTATCGTCAACGATAATCACTTCGATTTTGTGCTCTTTCAGTTCCTGAATATACTCCTCAGGAATACCTGAATCGGTCACTAGTATATCAATATCACCAAATTCTCTGATCATATGACAGCTGCGTTTACTGAATTTCGTAGAATCTGCAACCGCAATAATCGTTTCTGAGATATCACACATTAAACGGTTAAGACTGGCTTCCTGTTCATTGTGTGTGGTGATGCCAACACGTAAATCGAATCCGTCAACACCTAGAAACACCTTATCAAACCGATAATTTCTAAGGCTATTTTCAGCTTGTGAGCCTGAAAAAGACAACGCACTTTTTCGCAATACACCACCGGTCATTAATACTTCCACACCTGAGGTATTTGCTAACTCCATTGCGACATCCAGACCGTTAGTCATGACCACTACATTTTCGCGCGACTTTAAATGTGTCGCTATTTCGCGAGTAGTTGTCCCCGAGTCAAGAATGACGGTGTCTCCATCCTTTATCAGCGTTGCGGCAGCTTTCCCGATTAATGTTTTAATGCCCGCGTTTTGCCCACGTTTTTCGTGGATACTCAATTCGGCAATAAATCCCGTATTAGGAATTGCTGCACCATGAGAGCGAACGATATAACCATTTTTCTCAAGAAAGCTTAGATCGCTGCGGATAGTGACACTTGAGACTTTAAATAATTCAGCGAGATCTTCGACTCTGGCTTTACCTTGTTGGTTTACCATATCGAGGATTTCCATACGCCTCTCAACTGCCGCTTTCACTTTCGTCTCCTTACGAAACCAAAAGACTTTCTTTCGATTGGTTTCGAATGTAGTTTACTACGCCAATTTTTACCGACAATGCAAAAAAACAAAACTTTTGATCTCTTTCACAAAGTTTCGAATCACTATCGATTGCTTACGATTATTTTCGTGTAGCTTCAATCATAGCCTTGAGGCCACCAGTTTCCAATAAATAAAATGATATAACGCAACGTTATACTTATGATTACACCATATATAACTAGATAAAACACAATAATATTGATTTAATCTTATATAACCCCACAAAAAACAGCTTAAAACTCCACATCATGCATTTCTTTTCGAAAAACAAATCAAAATAAATAGCTCAAATAGTCAATAAAATATGAAATAGTATCGAATCGAAAGTATTTTAATCGAGAATTTAGGTTCTCATCTTTCGAAAATAACTTTCATTTACTTTCGATATTTCGTATTTGTGATTTTAATCTCTTTTGTTTTGATAAATTTTACGTAATGTTACAGGATAAAAAAGAAACTCAGGAAATGACGAATGGCATTAAATCAACCTGCTTATTTTCATATGATGGCAAAACCCACAAGCTACCACTGTAATATTAAGTGTGAATACTGCTTTTATCTGGAAAAAGAAAATATTTTTCCAGATGAAGAAAAAAAGACAGGTCATACCGTCATGCCTGATGGTGTCCTTCGTCGTTATATTAAAGACTATATTCAATCACACAGTGGCGATCAGGTTGATTTTTCTTGGCAAGGTGGCGAGCCAACACTTGCAGGATTAGCCTTCTTTGAGCAAGTCGTCAAATATCAAAAGCAATTTTCTAACGGCAAAACAATTACAAATAGCGTACAAACCAATGCAATCGCTA comes from the Proteus appendicitidis genome and includes:
- the kbaZ gene encoding tagatose-bisphosphate aldolase subunit KbaZ, translated to MHPLEKIVQQHKSGKQNGIYSVCSAHPLVIEAALLQALDNDSFLLIEATSNQVDQFGGYTGMTPADFYQYVIEQAENVGFPIEKLILGGDHLGPNRWQHLNAEEAMANADVLIAHYVAAGFKKIHLDCSMSCADDPIPLTDEIVASRAARLAVIAENTAKETFGSSDIVYVVGTEVPVPGGAAEELDTVEVTSPDAARKTLECHRQAFQKAGVSDCWERVIGLVVQPGVEFDHTGIIDYQPEKAQALSQVVNDYSHVVFEAHSTDYQTKEAYKQLVHDHFAILKVGPALTFAMREGLYALCSIEETLFPQEQCSKLREKMEQLMCREPGFWQKYYHGDERQQAFARVYSFSDRIRYYWPNAEINAAIDTLMDNLSVKPIPLPLLSQYLPYQFTQFREGMIDGSPESFVIAKIRDVLSVYADACYVY
- the agaR gene encoding transcriptional repressor AgaR, with translation MKAAVERRMEILDMVNQQGKARVEDLAELFKVSSVTIRSDLSFLEKNGYIVRSHGAAIPNTGFIAELSIHEKRGQNAGIKTLIGKAAATLIKDGDTVILDSGTTTREIATHLKSRENVVVMTNGLDVAMELANTSGVEVLMTGGVLRKSALSFSGSQAENSLRNYRFDKVFLGVDGFDLRVGITTHNEQEASLNRLMCDISETIIAVADSTKFSKRSCHMIREFGDIDILVTDSGIPEEYIQELKEHKIEVIIVDDKAS